ATGACCAGCACCCGCCTGAGCCGTATTTTCGGGCCGAAGGTGCTCGGTGACCTGTACCTCCGGGGCCGCGCCGTCCTGCGCGCCGACGCCGGCCAGGTCGCCCAGCTGACCTGAGTTCCTCGCTTTCCTCGCGCGCGCCAGGCTGAAGCTGGCGCGCGCCGGTTTTGTGTTGAGGCCGGCGCCGGCCAAAGGACGCCCCTCCCGCTCACGGGCGCGCAGTACGATGGCCTTTATGCTGTCCGACCTGAACGCGATGCTGTCCGACCTGCACGAACTGGTCCGTCTCGAATCCCCATCCAGCGACCCGATGGCGGTCGCCCGCGTGATGGACGTCGTGGAGGGCTGGGCCCGCGACCTGGGGGCCACCACCCGCGCCCTGCCTGGCGGCACCCGCTCCCTGTGCTTCGGAATGGACGAGGGGGGGGATGCCCGCCCGCTGCTGATCCTGATGCATGCCGACACCGTCTGGCCGACCGGCACCCTCGATCAGATGCCGTGGCGCCAGGAACATGACCGGCTGTATGGCCCCGGCACCTACGACATGAAGGGCGGCATTGTCGGGGCCTTCCATGCGCTGCGCGCCCTGGGCCGCCAGTGGCCGGCGGGCGGCATCCACGTCCTGCTGTCTCCGGACGAGGAAATCGGCAGCCTGAGCAGCCGCGCGCACATCGAGGCTGCCGCCCACGAGGCCCGCGCGGCCCTGGTGGTCGAGCCGCCCGTGGCGGATTCGCACAACCTGAAAACCGGCCGCAAGGGCACCGGCGGCTACTGGCTCACCCTGACCGGTATCGCCAGCCACGCCGGCAACAAACCCGCCGAGGGGGCCAGCGCCATCACCGCCGCCGCCGAGGCGATCCTGGCCATTCAGGCATTGGCCCGGCCGGACGTGGGCACCACGATCAGCGCCGGGGTCATTCGCGGCGGCAGCGCCATGAACGTCATCCCCGAGCGCTGCGCCGTCGAGTTCGACGTGCGCGTGAGCACCCTGGCGGAGGCGGAACGCGTGGACGCCGCCGTGCAGGCCTGGCGGCCCACAGATCAGCGCGTGGGGGTGGATCTGACCGGCGGTCTGAACCGCCCGCCCTTCGAGCAGGGCGAGGACACCACCCGGCTGTACGCGCGGGCCCGCGACATCGCCGCCTCACTGGGCTTCACGCTGGGCCACGAGAGCGTGGGGGGCGGCAGCGACGGCAACTTCACCGCACCCATCACGCCCACCCTGGACGGCCTGGGCGCACCCGGCGACGGCGCGCACGCCGCGCACGAGCACATCCGCCTGGATCGCTGGCCCGCGCACGTGCAGCTCCTGACCCGTCTGATCCAGACCCTCTGACCTGGACGGGGCTCTGGTTGCCCGGGAAGCGGGAGAGGCGCCTTCAGCGCAGCGCACCGGCAAGGATGACCTGTCTGTTCCGTGCGCGGCAGGAGGCCGGTAGACAGGCCTAGAGTGACCGCACCCAGGCTCAGCGGTACGGGGATCGGTCGGCCCACTGAGCCTGCCCTGACGTCCGGCCGCGTTGATGGAGGTTCACTGCATGACCGATGCCCCCGACCGTCCGACCCTGACCGCCCTGGTCGACTGCCTCATTCCCGCCGACGACTTTCCCTCCGGCTGGGAGGCGGGCGTGGGCAGCTTCCTGACCTCCATCTTTGGTCGCGAACTGCGCGAACGCCGGGCCGAGTTCGGGCGGGGCCTGGACGCGCTCGACGCGGAAGCGCAGGTTCGGCATGGCCGGGAGTTTGCCGGACTGACGGCTGCCGAGCAGCACGCCCTGGTCACGCAACTGCTGGACGGTGACGCGCGGACGGACTGGGGAGCCCTGACCGCCGCCGACTACCTGCAGTGGGTGATTCGGCTGTGCATGCAGGGGTACTACGGCGATCCCGGCAATGGCGGCAACCGGGACGGCGTGGCGTGGAGGATGCTCAACTACCGCCCCCTGCCGGACGGCGCCCACTGGCCGGAGATCGAGGATCGGCCGCCGACGCTCACGGGCTGGGACGACCTGCGGGAGCACTACGACGCGGTTTTGGTCGGCGCCGGGGCTGGGGGCGGCGTGGCGGCGTGCGTGCTGTCGGAAGCCGGGCACCGCGTGCTGCTGGTCGAGCGGGGGCCATGGCTGGGCACGCACGACCTGCGGGGCGATCACCTGCGCAGCGCCCGGCTGTCGCTGGGGTACGAGCCGGCCAGCGGCCCCCCGCTGCACGGGAACCCGCGCGTGGCCGCCGGGCCGGGCGGCGAGAGCGTGATCCTGCCCAGCGACCCGCGCTGGCTGAACAACGCCATGACCGTGGGCGGCGGCACCCGCGTGTACGGCGCGCAGGCGTGGCGCTTCTCGCCCGAGGATTTCCGCATGGCGAGCACCTATGGGGTGCCGGAGGGCAGCACCCTGGCCGACTGGCCGATCACCTACGAGGATCTGGAACCCGACTATGACCGCGCTGAGTGGGAACTGGGCGTGTCCGGCGACCCGGCTGGGAACGTCTGCGCCGGGCCACGGCAGCGGGGCTACCCCATGCCGCCCCTGTCGCCCAACGGGAACGTGCGTGTGCTGGCGACGGGTGCACTGGCGCTGGGCCTGAAGACCTCGCCGGTGCCGCTGCTGATCAACTCCGTGCCGTACGGCGGGCGCGGCGCGTGCCTGCAATGCGGGGCCTGCGTGGGCTTCGGCTGTCCTGGTGAATTCAAGAACGATACGCGCAACACGGTGATTCCCCGTGCGCTCGCCACCGGCCGCTGCGACGTGCTCAGCGGCGTGCAGGTCGAGCGGGTCACCACGGACGACGCCGGGAAGGTCACGGGCGTCGCGCTGGTGACCGCACAGGACGGCGCCGTGCGGCGGCGCGAGATCGGCGCCGGTCAGGTGCTGCTTGGGGCGGGCGCGATCGAGACGGCGCGCCTGCTGCTGAACAGCGCCACCGCGCAGGAACCCACCGGCCTGGGCAACACGCACGATCAGGTGGGCCGGCACCTGCAGGGGCACGTATATGCCGGAGCCTTCGCCGTGTTCGATCAGCCCGTGCAGGACAGCCGTGGTCCAGGCCCCAGCATCGCCACGAACGATTTCCGGCATGGCAACCCGGGCATCGTGGGGGGGGCCATGCTCGCCAACGACTTCGTGCCCATGCCGCTGTGGATCTACTCGCTGCTCACGACCCTGACGCCCGCGCTGCCCACTTGGGGTCTGGCGTGCAAGCAGGCCCTGCGCGACCTGTACCCCCGTCTGGCGCTGGTGTTCGGCCCGGTGCAGGAGGTGCCGAATCCGGACGCCCGCGTGACCATCGACCCCGGAGTACGGGACGCGCTCGGGATTCCTGTCGTGCGGATCAGCGGGAACATCCACCCGGAAGACCGCAGAACGGCGGCGTTCATCTCGGCTCAGGCTGTGGAGTGGGTGAAGGCCAGCGGGGCCACGCAGGTCATCCCGCTGATCATGGCCCCGGCCGATGGGCCCAGCGGCGGGCAGCACCAGGCGGGAACCTGCCGCATGGGGAACGATCCCCGCACCTCAGTCACGGACGCCTGGGGCCGGGTCTGGGGGCATGAGAACCTGCATCTGGTGGACGGCTCACTGCACGTCACCAACGGCGGCGTGAACCCGGTGCTCACCATCCTGGCGCTGGCGTACCGGGTCAGCCGGCAGGTGGCGGAGCGCATGAACGCCGGGCCGGGCTGAGCCACGCCCGTTCTGCGGTGCTGGACACCTGCAGGGCGGGCCGTGCCATCATGCGAAACGTTCACATTGCTTTCCCCGGAGGTTTTGCCATGACCACGTACCGTCAGCTGGGCCGCAGCGGCCTGCACCTGTTTCCCCTGGGCCTGGGCACTATGCAGTTCGGCTGGTCCGCCGACGAGGCCGCCTCGCAGCCGATCCTCGACCGCTACTACGAGGTGGGCGGGAATTTCATCGACACCGCCGACATCTACACCATGTGGACGGCCGGCAATCCCGGCGGCATCTCCGAGGAGATCATCGGCCGCTGGATGAAAGCGCGCGGCAACCGCGACGACCTGGTCGTCGCCACCAAGGTGCGCGGCGCGATGGGCGAGTTCGGCGTGGAGGGCCGCAGCAGCATCAAGCAGCGCGAGGGCCTGTCGCGCCGCTGGATCCTGAAGGCCTGCGAGGACAGCCTGCGCCGCCTCCAGACCGACCACATCGACCTGTACCAGGTGCACTGGATCGACGCGCACACGCCCATCGAGGAGACCCTCTCGGCCCTCACGGACCTCGTGCGGCGCGGGTACGTGCGCTACATCGGGTGCAGCAACTACAGCGCATGGCGGCTGATGCAGGCCCTCTGGACGAGCGACGCCCGCCACCTGGAGAGCTTCGTGAGCATCCAGCCGGAGTACTCGCTGCTGTCGCCCACCCGCGCGAACTTCGAGCGTGAACTCCAGCGGGTGTGCGTGGAATACGGCCTGGGCGTGGTGCCGTGGAGTCCGCTGGGCGGCGGCCTGCTGACCGGCAAATACCGGCGGGGCCAGTCCCTGCCCGACTCCGTGCGGGCCGGCGAGGCGGGCCAGCGGCTGACCGAACACAACGACGCTGTGATCGGCACCCTGGAGACGGTGGCCTCGCGGCACGGCGCCAAGCCCGCGCAGGTGGCCCTGGCGTGGCTGCTCCAGACGCCCGCCATGACCGCACCCATCGTCGGCGCGAACTCGGTGGCGCAGCTCGATGACCTGCTCGGCACCCTCACGCTGACCCTGACGTCAGAGGACGTGGCCGAGATCGACAAAGCCAGCGACTGGGAGCGCGCCCGCACCGAACTCGAACGCTGACCGGACGGCCGGACGCGGATCCACCGTGGCCGTGCGGGTCAGGGCGGGCGTGGTGGCCTGGGCTTCCGTTCGCAGCGGGTGAGGCGACCCGCCCTGTGGCTGTCGTCCACCTTGACGCGCTCCTGTTCATGGGGAGCGCTTCCTGACCCTCTGCGGTCGGTCTGAAGCCGGAGCGCCTTTACAATGAGGCACCACCGTCTACTGCACCGGGACGACAGCTGCCCGTGCTGCCCGCCGCGCCGCCCTGGCCAGAGGTCTTTGCATGTTCAATCTGTTCCGCAAGAAAGCCGCCAACCCCTATGTGAAGCAGGACGACCAGCAGACCTTCCGCGTGCGCGTCCGCACCCGCCCGCACGGGGATGTGGTCGAGTTCCGCTTCACGAAAAGCGCCCACATCGGCATCGACGACGACGGCAACCACATCTTCCGCAAGCCCGTGGTGTCGTCCGAGCATTTCGACAAGGGAGAGTTGACCGTCCACTTCGACCGCAATTACACGGTGACCGGCACCGACGGCGAGAACGTGGACTTCATCCCGGTTCGCGAGTGGGAGGACTGACCCTCCTCAGCTGAGGCCGACCTCATGGAAGGTCTCGGTCATGATCCGCTGCGGGAACTTCCGGATGAAATCCACGGTGCTCAGCGCCTGGGTGCGGTGGCACGCGATCGCCTGCAACTTACGCGTGATGAACGGCGAGACGTCGTGGCGGGTATTGGGCTTCAGCCACAGGGCCAGCAGTTCCTCGTTCTCTGGCGGAATGTCGCTGGCGTAGTACCACAGCCGGGGCCGCTCGGGTTCCGGCACACGGTCCCACGCGGCCCTCGCGAGCCGGTGCGTGGTTACGTGATCCGGGTGCCCGTTGCTGCCGTTCGGCGGGAAGGTCAGCAGGATTTCCGGGCGGTAGGTGGTCAGGGCGCGATGGGCGACCTCGACCAGCGTCTCGAAGGGTTCGTCGATCAGGTGCTTGTCCGGAAAGTGGTGGTGCTCGAACACGCTGCCCTGTGCCCTGGCGGCGGGCGTCGTGAGTCCGATCACATCCAGCGCGGCGCTCAATTCCACCTCGCGAAGCCGGGCGAGTTCCTCCGGCGTGTTGCACAGACCCAGGGTACGCCCGGCCTCGCCGCGCGTCAGGGTGACCAGTCCGCAGGGCTCGCCGGCCTCCAGGTACCCCATCAGCGTGCCGGACGCGCCGTACACCTCGTCGTCGGGGTGGGGCACGATCAGGAGCAGTTTCAGGCGGGCGTCGGTCGCGTGACTCATGCCCAGGAGGATAGTCCAGCACGAGAGAATGGTGCACCCGCGCCACCGGCCCTCATTGGAGGTCGGACGAGCGGGTCGTGCCGGCCGACGGGCATAAGCCCATAGGCAGATGCGCGACCCCGGCGGATCGGGTCACGATGACGCCATGACTGCCCCTGAACTGAACGCGACCTTCACGCTCCGTGAGCCGCGATTGCCCGCCGATTACGCCCCGATGGCCGAGGTACTGACCCTGTGCCACCAGGAGTGGCCGGTCAACGCCGAGGATCTGGAACGCGATGACAGAACCCGCGATCCGAAGATGTTCCGCACGCAGGTGGTGGCCGAGCAGGACGGCCGGATCGTGGGCGTCGCGGGCTTCGGACATGACGACCGCTCCTTCGAGGAATGGCGCTACTGGGGCGGCGTGAACGTGCACCCGGACGCGCGTGGCCAGGGCATCGGGACGGCTCTGTACGACGAGCTGATGCGCCGGGCCACGGCCCGCGGCGCGCGGGAACTGCGCGCGGGCAGCAGCGACCAGCCGAACGATGTGCCTGGCCGGGCCTTCCTGGAAAAACGCGGGTGGTCGGCCGCCTGGGAACGCTACGAATCCCAGATCGACACCCGGACGCTCGACCTCGCGGCCCTGGGCGACCTGCTCAAGGCCGTGGAGGCGGACGGTGTGCAGCTCAAGTCCCTGACGGATCTGGCCGGTGATCCTGAACGGAACCGCAAGCTGTGGGAACTCGACTGGCTGCTCTTTCAGGACGTGCCGATGGGTACCGTCTTCACGAAGAAGACCATGGAGCAGTGGGTCACGGAGGAACTCGACGATCCGCATCTGGCTCCCGAGTTGTCCTTCGTGGCCGTGCGTCCCGGCGCGGACGATCCCCTGACGGGCGAGTACGTGGGCTACTCCACGCTGGGCCAGAGTTCCCCCGGCGTGTACTACATCGGGATGACCGGCGTGCTGCGCTCCGAGCGGGGCAAGGGCATCGCCAAGGCGCTGAAGGTCGCCGCCATGCGCGCCCTGCAACACGCTGGGGGCGGCGTGATCAAGACCTTCAACGACCCGCCGAACAAGGCCATGCTCGGCATGAACGCCGCGCTGGGCTTCGAGCGCACCGCCACCCGCTACCGCTACGAACTCCACCTGGACGGCGAACAGCCATGACGGCCGCCTCTACCCTGGTCATCCGCGAGACGACGGACGCGGATATTGCTGACATGGCGCGGATCATGAGTGAGGTCAACCCCGCCCACCCCTGGACGCCAGAAGCCCTGGCACACGAGATCGAGTTCCTGCAGTCGCACCCGCTGGGCCTGCACCTGGCGCAGTGGATCGCCGTGCAGTACGCGCAGCCGGTCGCCACGGCTGCCGCGCTGCAATTCGCCGGCATGTACCACCCGGATCGCTACCACGCGGAGGTCATGGTGCTGCCAAGTGCGGGCCGGCACGGGATCGGCACGCGGCTCGCGGACGTGCTGGACGCCCACCTGAGGCAACGTGGAGCGCGCGAGGTGCTGGCCGGCGCGTACGAGAACCACCCGCACGCGCTGGCGTTCCTGACGAGGCGTGGCTTCACGGAGGCCATGCGCTTCTGGGACAACGTCCTTGATCTGCGCGGCTTCGACCTCCAGGCCTGGGCCGAGCAGGCGCTGGTGCCGGACGGCGTGCGCGTTCTGAGCTATGCGCAACTGGTCGCCGAACTCGGCCCGGACGCCGCCCTGACCGCCTTCTACGAGGGATTCAAGGAGGCCCGCGAGGACGTGCCCCGCACCGGCGAGGTGACCCCGTTGACCCCCGAGGACTTCCAGAAACGCCAGGAGAATCCGTCCGTGTATCCGGAGGCCCAGCTGCTCGCGGTCACGGATCACGGCGAGGTCGTGGCCGTCTCGGAACTGTGGCGCGCGCAGAACGACCCGCAGCGCCTGGACACCGGCCTGACCGGCACTCGGCGGGCCTGGCGGCGCCGGGGTCTGGCGCTGGCGCTGAAACTCGCCGCGATCCGCGTGGCCCTCTCGCAGGGCGTCACCGAGATCTGGACGGGAAACGCGACCACCAACGCGCCGATGCTCGCCATCAACGACCGCCTCGGCTTCCGCACCCGCCCCGCGTTCATCGAGATGAAATGGGGCGGCGTGTGACCCAGGCCGCCCCGCTCGGACTCCTGCTGAAGAGGACAGAGCGGGCTGATGTCTGGGGAAGGCCCCGGCGGTTGGTTGCATGGCATCCTGATGGTTCTGCAACGTCGGCCCGGCGTTCCGGATCGTTTCGAACTCACCCGTAAGGAACCCGCATGCCACTGACTGTCCGCCCTGTCCTGGATCACGAGTGGGACGACGCTGCCCGCGCGTACTCGGCCGCCCATCCGCAGGAGCCGTACAGCGGCGCCGACCTGCGCAAACGCCACCGCGAGCAGCAGGACTGGAACTACACAGCGGCCACGCTGGTCGCCGTGGATGGCCCCGAGGTGGTCGGGATGGGCAGCTACTACCAGAATCCCGGCGCGTACCACAAGGATCGGTACACCCTCGACTTGGGGGTGCTCCCGGAGCGTCAACGGCAGGGCGTGGGCGGGGCGCTCTGGGCGGCGCTGGACGCGCAACTGATCGCACACGGCGCGGAGTCCATCCGCGTGCTGGCGCGCGAGGACCATCCCACCGCGCCGGGCTTCCTGGGTCGGCGGGGCTTCGTGGGCGGTAAACGGTACTTCACGAGCGCGCTCGACGTGACGGCCTTCGACGCCACGCCCTACGCCTCCACCCTGGCCGCCGTGGCCGCGCAGGGCATCACGATCCTCAGCCTGAGCGACCTGCGCGCCGCCGGGACGCCCGATCTGGAGGCCCGCCTGCACGCCCTGATGAGCGATGTGCGCCGTGACGTGCCCCGCAGCGAACCTGCCACGCCCCTGGCGTTCCAGGTGTTCGAGGAGGCCGTGCTGGGCGACCCCGGTTTGATTCCGGACGCGTATCTGGTCGCCGCGCATGCGGAACAGTTCATCGGTCAGACGGCGCTGTTCTCGTCTGACGTCAGCGACACCCTGTACACCGGTCTGACCGGTGTCACCGCCGCGTGGCGGGGCCGGGGCGTGGCCACTGCCTTGAAGGTGCGGGCCGCCGGTGTCGCCCGGATCAGGGGGGCGCCCACCATCCGCACCGACAACGCCAGCGACAATGCCCCCATGCTGGCCGTGAACGACCGCCTGGGCTTCGTGCGCGATCCTGCGTCCATCAGCTACCAGCGGGTCTACTGAGATGCTGCTCAGTATCGACTGGGACGCCTTTTCTGGAACGCGGGAACTGGTGTTTGACGCGCCCATCTGGGGCACCCGTGACCGCCCGCACGACCGGCTGGATGCGTGGTGGACTCGAACCCTCAAACGCGGCGGCAGCACCTGGGCGGCCCTGGACGCCGACTACCCGCTGTACCCCGGCTGGGAGGCCATCGGCACGTACGTGGACGTGCCCGCCTTCGTCGCCCTGAGCCACGCGGACGCCTGGACGTGGCTCCAGCAGTTCCCCGGTGAGGACGTCCTGAACATCGATTCCCACCATGACCTCGCCAGTTTCAGCGGCGATCCCCGTCGGGTGCGGCCCGGCAACTGGGCGGGCCTGGGCCTGGAGGCCGGGCTGATCCGCACCTATACCTGCTTGTACCCCACGTGGCATGAGCACCTGCCGGTCGCGGAAGGCTTCGACCTCGACCGAACCCGCGCGGAGCTGGGCGCCCTGCTGTTACCGGATGTTTGTGCGCGCACGACCCTGCGGCGGCAGGCCACGCCGCTCGACGGATGGCCAGAGGCGAGAGATGTACAGGCCCTGCTGCTGGTGCAGTCGCCCGCCTGGACGAACCCGGCGCACGATCCGGTCTTCATGGAAGTGGCCTGGGGGGTGGGGGCGGCCCCCATCACGGAGCCCCTGTCGCGGCCTGCCCCCTGTACTGCCGGTCAGGTTCGGGCCTACAATCACGTCACGACCCCGCCCGCCCACGCCCCACAGGAGACACCGACGTGACCAGCACCAGCGAACCCCAGACTGCTCCCGTCGCCTTCCAGGTGGGTGTGTTCGCGCTCGTCCAGCATCAGGGCACCTACCTGATCGTCCGGCACCACAAACCCATGCTGCCCGGCGGCTCCCAGAGCCTGCCTGGCCTGCTGCTTGAGGTGCCCGCCGGGAACAACATCATCGAGATGCACCTGCGCCGCGCGCTGCTGTCCCAGGTGGGCATCGCGGTCAGCGACCTGCGACTGGTCGGGTCGCATGCCGGACGGGGCGTGCAGAGCGGCAACGGTGACGCCCGGCTGAACCTGATCTTCGGCACGCAGTACTGCTCGGGCATCCTGAACCCCCAGCCCGACAAGCTGGCGAGCGCCGAATGGCTGCCCAGCCACGAGTTCGGCGAGTACAGCGGCTCGCCCGAATGGCTGCAATCTGCCATCCGCGAATTCGAGACCGTGACCCTGACCCCGGGAAGCCGCCCACCCGGCACGCCCAAGACGTCCTTCTTCCGCCGCCGTCAGGGCTGACACCACCATCCACCGCGCGCCCAGATTTCTGGGCGCGCGGTTCGTGCCACGGGTGACAGGTGCGGCCATCTGCCACCCGTGACGGGCACCCGGCAGCCGTCTGCAGGAAATCACGAGGCTAGGAACTCCACCTGCACGCCACTCGCATCGGCCACCTGCCGCGCCGCTCGCAACTGCGACTGCGCGCCCAGCCGCAGGGCCCGCTCCGGCCGGCGCCACAACGCCTGGGCCACCCG
The Deinococcus sp. KSM4-11 DNA segment above includes these coding regions:
- a CDS encoding M20 family metallopeptidase — encoded protein: MLSDLNAMLSDLHELVRLESPSSDPMAVARVMDVVEGWARDLGATTRALPGGTRSLCFGMDEGGDARPLLILMHADTVWPTGTLDQMPWRQEHDRLYGPGTYDMKGGIVGAFHALRALGRQWPAGGIHVLLSPDEEIGSLSSRAHIEAAAHEARAALVVEPPVADSHNLKTGRKGTGGYWLTLTGIASHAGNKPAEGASAITAAAEAILAIQALARPDVGTTISAGVIRGGSAMNVIPERCAVEFDVRVSTLAEAERVDAAVQAWRPTDQRVGVDLTGGLNRPPFEQGEDTTRLYARARDIAASLGFTLGHESVGGGSDGNFTAPITPTLDGLGAPGDGAHAAHEHIRLDRWPAHVQLLTRLIQTL
- a CDS encoding GMC family oxidoreductase, with the translated sequence MTDAPDRPTLTALVDCLIPADDFPSGWEAGVGSFLTSIFGRELRERRAEFGRGLDALDAEAQVRHGREFAGLTAAEQHALVTQLLDGDARTDWGALTAADYLQWVIRLCMQGYYGDPGNGGNRDGVAWRMLNYRPLPDGAHWPEIEDRPPTLTGWDDLREHYDAVLVGAGAGGGVAACVLSEAGHRVLLVERGPWLGTHDLRGDHLRSARLSLGYEPASGPPLHGNPRVAAGPGGESVILPSDPRWLNNAMTVGGGTRVYGAQAWRFSPEDFRMASTYGVPEGSTLADWPITYEDLEPDYDRAEWELGVSGDPAGNVCAGPRQRGYPMPPLSPNGNVRVLATGALALGLKTSPVPLLINSVPYGGRGACLQCGACVGFGCPGEFKNDTRNTVIPRALATGRCDVLSGVQVERVTTDDAGKVTGVALVTAQDGAVRRREIGAGQVLLGAGAIETARLLLNSATAQEPTGLGNTHDQVGRHLQGHVYAGAFAVFDQPVQDSRGPGPSIATNDFRHGNPGIVGGAMLANDFVPMPLWIYSLLTTLTPALPTWGLACKQALRDLYPRLALVFGPVQEVPNPDARVTIDPGVRDALGIPVVRISGNIHPEDRRTAAFISAQAVEWVKASGATQVIPLIMAPADGPSGGQHQAGTCRMGNDPRTSVTDAWGRVWGHENLHLVDGSLHVTNGGVNPVLTILALAYRVSRQVAERMNAGPG
- a CDS encoding aldo/keto reductase, with product MTTYRQLGRSGLHLFPLGLGTMQFGWSADEAASQPILDRYYEVGGNFIDTADIYTMWTAGNPGGISEEIIGRWMKARGNRDDLVVATKVRGAMGEFGVEGRSSIKQREGLSRRWILKACEDSLRRLQTDHIDLYQVHWIDAHTPIEETLSALTDLVRRGYVRYIGCSNYSAWRLMQALWTSDARHLESFVSIQPEYSLLSPTRANFERELQRVCVEYGLGVVPWSPLGGGLLTGKYRRGQSLPDSVRAGEAGQRLTEHNDAVIGTLETVASRHGAKPAQVALAWLLQTPAMTAPIVGANSVAQLDDLLGTLTLTLTSEDVAEIDKASDWERARTELER
- a CDS encoding PIG-L deacetylase family protein yields the protein MSHATDARLKLLLIVPHPDDEVYGASGTLMGYLEAGEPCGLVTLTRGEAGRTLGLCNTPEELARLREVELSAALDVIGLTTPAARAQGSVFEHHHFPDKHLIDEPFETLVEVAHRALTTYRPEILLTFPPNGSNGHPDHVTTHRLARAAWDRVPEPERPRLWYYASDIPPENEELLALWLKPNTRHDVSPFITRKLQAIACHRTQALSTVDFIRKFPQRIMTETFHEVGLS
- a CDS encoding GNAT family N-acetyltransferase produces the protein MTAPELNATFTLREPRLPADYAPMAEVLTLCHQEWPVNAEDLERDDRTRDPKMFRTQVVAEQDGRIVGVAGFGHDDRSFEEWRYWGGVNVHPDARGQGIGTALYDELMRRATARGARELRAGSSDQPNDVPGRAFLEKRGWSAAWERYESQIDTRTLDLAALGDLLKAVEADGVQLKSLTDLAGDPERNRKLWELDWLLFQDVPMGTVFTKKTMEQWVTEELDDPHLAPELSFVAVRPGADDPLTGEYVGYSTLGQSSPGVYYIGMTGVLRSERGKGIAKALKVAAMRALQHAGGGVIKTFNDPPNKAMLGMNAALGFERTATRYRYELHLDGEQP
- a CDS encoding GNAT family N-acetyltransferase, whose product is MTAASTLVIRETTDADIADMARIMSEVNPAHPWTPEALAHEIEFLQSHPLGLHLAQWIAVQYAQPVATAAALQFAGMYHPDRYHAEVMVLPSAGRHGIGTRLADVLDAHLRQRGAREVLAGAYENHPHALAFLTRRGFTEAMRFWDNVLDLRGFDLQAWAEQALVPDGVRVLSYAQLVAELGPDAALTAFYEGFKEAREDVPRTGEVTPLTPEDFQKRQENPSVYPEAQLLAVTDHGEVVAVSELWRAQNDPQRLDTGLTGTRRAWRRRGLALALKLAAIRVALSQGVTEIWTGNATTNAPMLAINDRLGFRTRPAFIEMKWGGV
- a CDS encoding GNAT family N-acetyltransferase; protein product: MPLTVRPVLDHEWDDAARAYSAAHPQEPYSGADLRKRHREQQDWNYTAATLVAVDGPEVVGMGSYYQNPGAYHKDRYTLDLGVLPERQRQGVGGALWAALDAQLIAHGAESIRVLAREDHPTAPGFLGRRGFVGGKRYFTSALDVTAFDATPYASTLAAVAAQGITILSLSDLRAAGTPDLEARLHALMSDVRRDVPRSEPATPLAFQVFEEAVLGDPGLIPDAYLVAAHAEQFIGQTALFSSDVSDTLYTGLTGVTAAWRGRGVATALKVRAAGVARIRGAPTIRTDNASDNAPMLAVNDRLGFVRDPASISYQRVY
- a CDS encoding arginase, which translates into the protein MLLSIDWDAFSGTRELVFDAPIWGTRDRPHDRLDAWWTRTLKRGGSTWAALDADYPLYPGWEAIGTYVDVPAFVALSHADAWTWLQQFPGEDVLNIDSHHDLASFSGDPRRVRPGNWAGLGLEAGLIRTYTCLYPTWHEHLPVAEGFDLDRTRAELGALLLPDVCARTTLRRQATPLDGWPEARDVQALLLVQSPAWTNPAHDPVFMEVAWGVGAAPITEPLSRPAPCTAGQVRAYNHVTTPPAHAPQETPT